CGTCATTGAGTGACACTGTTGGCAGCAATGCAGGTTCCTTTCAACTTGGGTGAATTGAGCACAGGTTTGGCGGCGGCGGCGATGAGACCGGCCATGCAGGCGGCGACGATGAACGGTATCCGCGCGTTGCCGCCGGACGCCTCGAACGCGAACCCATAGGCGATCTGGCCGATGGGCGCGGCGATCTGGGAACCGGCCAGCAGGATCGCCATGACCTTGCCGATCATGTCCTTCGGGGTGCTCTTTTGGATCTCGGTGATCGCGAACACCGACAGCGCGGTAGCGGTGATGACGGCGGCAATCTCGAAAGCAAAGAACCCGGCGAACGGCGGCCAATAGCCCAAGGCGAGGACGGATGGCAGCATGGCGGCCGCCATCGGCGCGGTCAGAGCGGCGAAGAGCCACACGGCCCTGTGCAAGGTCGACACGCTCAGGCGGCGGGTGAGTCTTCCGGCGAAGACCGCCCCAACAACAGTGGCAACCTCGGTGATGGCCAGCCCAAGCCCGTACATGGCGTCCGAGGAGTGCAAAGTCAACCGGAGGCTGTAAGGCACGCCAATGACGAACACCGGGGTGGCGAGCATGTTCAACGCGCAGGCCAGGGCGATGACGCGGAACACCAGCGGGTTGCCGCGCCAAACGAAACGGAACCCTTCGCGCACGTCGCCCAGCAGCATCGCCGCCAGCGGCTTGTCGCAGGCGCGGCGGGCGAACGGGATACGGATGAAGACCTCCATCACGGACGAGGCGGCGAACGCGCCACAACTGACGGCCAGCAACGCCTCAACGCCGATCAGGCCGTACAAGACACCACCTAACGCCGGGGCGGCGAACGATGAGACCGCCCCGATGCCGGCCACCAATCCGTTCGCATCGGCCAATTGGTCTTCGCCCACCAACGCGGGAACGGAGGCTTGGACGGTTGGCTGGTACATGGCGCTGATCAGGCACAGCAGCGCCAGCACCACGCCGATGACAGCGACTGGGTCCAGGCCTGCGCCCATCAGGAAGACCAGACCGAGCACGAGGGCGGCGCTGGCGGCGTCCAGGCCGACCATCAGGTTCCGTTTGGGGAAACGGTCGGCTATCGCCCCGCCAATCGGGGTGAAGACGATGCCGGGCAGGGTGGACAGGGCCAGTACCAGCGCGAACACATCGGCCCGGCCGGTGATGTCGAGAACGTACAAGTCGAGGGCGAACCGCAGGACCGCCGAGCCGACAATGGAGACTATCTGGCCCGCCACGAGCAGCGCGAAGTTCCGGTTTGCGAGCACCCTCACGTCAGTTGCCCGCCTGCGCTGCCAGGAACGCGAAGCTGCCCGGCTTCGCGCCGAGCACCAGTTCGGTGATGCGGGCGAGTTCGGCGGCGCGGGTGGCGAACTGTTCCGGCGTCCAGGAGAAGACGCCCTCATCAAGGATCGTGGTCACACCGACCAGCAGAAACTCGACGCTCTCCAGCGGGTTGGGCGTGGCGTAGACGCCCTCGGCAATGCCCTGCTCGACAACCTTGGCCATGATGGGCGCCACCTGGCGCACCGCTTCCAGCAGGGATTGGTGGA
The window above is part of the Bifidobacteriaceae bacterium genome. Proteins encoded here:
- a CDS encoding MFS transporter, producing the protein MRVLANRNFALLVAGQIVSIVGSAVLRFALDLYVLDITGRADVFALVLALSTLPGIVFTPIGGAIADRFPKRNLMVGLDAASAALVLGLVFLMGAGLDPVAVIGVVLALLCLISAMYQPTVQASVPALVGEDQLADANGLVAGIGAVSSFAAPALGGVLYGLIGVEALLAVSCGAFAASSVMEVFIRIPFARRACDKPLAAMLLGDVREGFRFVWRGNPLVFRVIALACALNMLATPVFVIGVPYSLRLTLHSSDAMYGLGLAITEVATVVGAVFAGRLTRRLSVSTLHRAVWLFAALTAPMAAAMLPSVLALGYWPPFAGFFAFEIAAVITATALSVFAITEIQKSTPKDMIGKVMAILLAGSQIAAPIGQIAYGFAFEASGGNARIPFIVAACMAGLIAAAAKPVLNSPKLKGTCIAANSVTQ